One window of the Eucalyptus grandis isolate ANBG69807.140 chromosome 6, ASM1654582v1, whole genome shotgun sequence genome contains the following:
- the LOC104452326 gene encoding LOW QUALITY PROTEIN: abscisic acid 8'-hydroxylase 3 (The sequence of the model RefSeq protein was modified relative to this genomic sequence to represent the inferred CDS: inserted 3 bases in 3 codons), which produces MEFSILAMLVLLVVFVVSAVFLHLWRSPKAMEDXPGTLGWPIIGESFSFISDFSSPSGIYSFMKKRQERYGKVFKSFVLGRFTVFMTGREASKILLXGKDGMVSLNLFYTGQQVLGPTSLLQTTGEEHKRLRRLIAEPLSIDGLKKYFQFINALAIETLDQWEGRKVLVLEEASTFTLKVIGHMIMSLEPKGEEQEKFRXNFKIISSSFASLPFKVPGTAFHRGIQARDRMYSMLDNVISKRREGQGFQNDFLESLIIKHSKAADGEADKDKLTDKQMKDNVLTLLVAGHDTTTAALTWLMKFLGENPQVLQRLRYSHFAMNSEEHMEIQAKGKGGANLSWSEVNNMPYTAKVISETLRRATILPWFSRKAAQDFEIDGYKIEKGWSVNLDVVSIHHDPEIFPQPEVFYPSRFDEPLKPFSFLGFGSGPRMCPGINLAKLEISIFIHHLACRYKWTPLERDDSVQPTLVRMPKNKYPVLVEPV; this is translated from the exons ATGGAGTTCAGCATCCTGGCAATGTTGGTGCTTCTGGTCGTGTTTGTAGTCTCGGcagtttttcttcatttatggaGATCGCCAAAAGCAATGGAGG ATCCTGGAACCTTGGGTTGGCCGATCATTGGTGAAAGCTTCTCCTTCATATCCGACTTTTCGAGTCCATCTGGTATCTACAGTTTCATGAAGAAGAGACAAGAAAG GTATGGGAAGGTGTTCAAGTCCTTTGTCTTGGGAAGGTTCACTGTCTTCATGACCGGGCGAGAAGCGAGCAAGATTCTAT ACGGAAAAGACGGGATGGTGAGTTTGAACCTCTTCTACACCGGGCAGCAGGTTCTCGGCCCAACAAGTCTTCTCCAGACAACAGGGGAAGAACACAAGCGGCTTCGACGGCTTATTGCGGAACCACTATCCATCGATGGCCTGAAGAAGTACTTCCAGTTCATCAACGCCCTCGCCATAGAAACATTAGATCAATGGGAGGGACGAAAAGTTTTAGTTCTTGAGGAGGCTTCTACA TTCACTCTCAAGGTAATTGGCCACATGATCATGAGCTTAGAACCAAAAGGCGAAGAGCAGGAGAAATTCc tcaatttcaaaataatttcctcTTCATTCGCATCCTTGCCATTCAAAGTGCCAGGAACTGCATTTCATCGTGGAATTcag GCTCGAGATAGGATGTATAGCATGTTGGACAACGTTATTTCTAAAAGGAGAGAAGGACAAGGCTTCCAAAATGATTTCCTGGAGTCTCTGATAATCAAGCACAGCAAAGCAGCAGACGGAGAAGCTGACAAAGACAAGCTAACTGACAAGCAAATGAAGGACAATGTATTAACTCTTCTAGTTGCTGGTCATGACACGACCACTGCTGCTCTGACTTGGCTCATGAAATTTCTCGGAGAAAACCCTCAAGTTCTGCAACGGCTCAGGTACTCCCATTTTGCGATGAACTCT GAAGAACACATGGAAATTCAAGCGAAGGGCAAGGGTGGAGCGAATTTATCTTGGAGTGAAGTTAATAACATGCCTTATACCGCTAAA GTAATAAGTGAAACTCTAAGGAGAGCCACGATATtaccttggttctcaaggaaagCTGCTCAGGATTTTGAGATTGATG GATATAAGATCGAGAAAGGTTGGTCGGTGAACCTGGATGTTGTTTCTATTCACCATGACCCGGAAATTTTCCCTCAACCAGAAGTTTTTTACCCTTCCAGATTTGAT GAACCTTTGAAGCCTTTCAGCTTCCTTGGATTCGGTAGTGGACCACGTATGTGCCCTGGGATCAATCTGGCGAAGCTGGAGATctctattttcattcatcacTTAGCGTGCAGATACAA GTGGACTCCTCTGGAGAGAGATGACTCAGTCCAGCCTACTCTAGTAAGGATGcccaagaacaagtatccagtTCTTGTCGAGCCAGTGTAG